The following are from one region of the Luteolibacter yonseiensis genome:
- a CDS encoding paraquat-inducible protein A, with protein MNAPLPRGADKGLAGCHTCGKVSPVELGACPRCGSHLHLRKPDSIQRTLALMSAAAALYIPANMLPIMTVTELGVVTENTIISGMITFWQTGAYPIAIVIFTASILIPLLKIVALSWLCLAASGKLHPSPGMLGKIYWFTELLGRWSMVDIFVVGILVALVQLGNYMTITAGPGALAFAGVVVLTMFAAMSFDPRLLWDRLELLRLASPQLKKEDT; from the coding sequence ATGAACGCACCACTCCCGCGCGGCGCGGACAAGGGGCTGGCCGGCTGCCACACCTGTGGCAAGGTTTCCCCGGTGGAGCTGGGGGCGTGCCCGCGCTGCGGGTCCCACCTGCACCTGCGCAAGCCGGACAGCATCCAGCGCACGCTGGCGCTGATGTCCGCCGCCGCCGCGCTCTACATCCCGGCGAACATGCTGCCGATCATGACCGTCACCGAACTGGGGGTGGTCACGGAAAACACCATCATCAGCGGGATGATCACCTTCTGGCAGACGGGGGCCTACCCCATCGCCATCGTCATTTTCACCGCCTCCATCCTCATTCCGCTGCTGAAGATCGTGGCGCTGAGCTGGCTGTGCCTCGCCGCTTCGGGAAAGCTGCACCCGTCGCCCGGCATGCTGGGGAAGATCTATTGGTTCACCGAACTGCTGGGCCGCTGGTCGATGGTGGACATCTTCGTCGTCGGCATCCTCGTCGCGCTGGTGCAGCTCGGAAACTACATGACGATCACCGCGGGGCCGGGAGCGCTTGCATTCGCGGGCGTGGTCGTGCTTACCATGTTCGCGGCGATGAGCTTCGATCCGCGGCTCCTCTGGGACCGTCTCGAACTGCTGCGGCTTGCCTCTCCACAACTTAAAAAAGAAGACACTTGA
- a CDS encoding paraquat-inducible protein A, whose translation MIKGFSRIRLLALLPWPKPPGGPHRSVCHVCDTLHDAQPLPEGMAAYCQCCGTVLYQNRPASLARATAFSLTSLILMVVVHSFPFLVMDAAGIRTKLNLASAAMALVNEGSPLLGVALALFTIVTPLLLAGGLIYVCCPLMFGRVAPGGVLVAKWLNKTEPWNMIEVFLLGVLVSLLKLGKVADVHFGMGFWAFGVLMLCMAAAVAGIDRDELWDRLEVAKP comes from the coding sequence ATGATCAAAGGCTTTTCCAGAATCCGCCTGCTCGCCCTGCTGCCGTGGCCCAAGCCACCGGGAGGGCCGCACCGCTCGGTCTGCCACGTGTGCGACACGCTGCACGACGCCCAGCCGCTGCCGGAGGGCATGGCCGCGTATTGCCAGTGCTGCGGCACGGTGCTCTATCAGAACCGCCCGGCGTCGCTGGCGCGGGCGACTGCGTTTTCCCTCACCTCGCTGATCCTGATGGTGGTGGTGCATTCGTTCCCGTTCCTGGTGATGGATGCCGCGGGCATCCGCACGAAGCTGAACCTGGCCTCCGCCGCGATGGCCCTGGTCAACGAAGGCAGCCCCTTGCTCGGGGTGGCGCTGGCGCTTTTCACCATCGTGACGCCGCTGCTTTTGGCGGGCGGGTTGATCTATGTCTGCTGCCCGCTGATGTTCGGGCGGGTGGCGCCGGGCGGCGTCCTGGTGGCCAAGTGGCTGAACAAGACGGAGCCGTGGAACATGATCGAGGTGTTTCTCCTCGGCGTGCTCGTGAGCCTGCTGAAACTCGGCAAGGTGGCGGACGTGCATTTCGGCATGGGGTTCTGGGCGTTCGGCGTGCTGATGCTCTGCATGGCGGCGGCTGTCGCGGGGATCGACCGGGACGAACTATGGGACAGGCTGGAGGTGGCGAAGCCATGA
- a CDS encoding fumarylacetoacetate hydrolase family protein gives MKLIRFGEEGREEPGILLADGRRIDASGEFQDYDEGFFAMGGLEALAVWVEDGCPGGAEVHPLVRLGPPVARPSKIVCIGKNYLEHAKELGEGIPTEPALFMKATSAWSGPTDDVIIPRGSSKLDYEVELAVVIGRTASYVEETESLDYVAGYSTFCDFSERTFQKEMGGQWTKGKSADSFAPMGPWLVTADEISDPQKLRLWCKVNTELRQNSWTGDMSFSVRQLVSYVTRFMTLLPGDVIATGTPSGCAMGMSPPRYLQAGDFVECGVEGLGELSQRVVALG, from the coding sequence ATGAAATTGATCCGATTTGGTGAGGAAGGTCGTGAGGAGCCTGGAATTCTTTTGGCCGACGGCCGGAGGATCGACGCGAGCGGGGAGTTCCAGGATTATGACGAGGGATTTTTCGCGATGGGCGGGCTGGAGGCTCTCGCGGTGTGGGTCGAGGACGGTTGTCCGGGCGGCGCGGAGGTGCATCCTCTGGTGCGCCTCGGTCCTCCGGTCGCACGTCCGTCCAAGATCGTGTGCATCGGGAAGAATTACCTGGAGCATGCGAAGGAGCTGGGGGAGGGCATTCCGACCGAGCCCGCGCTTTTCATGAAGGCGACGAGCGCGTGGAGCGGCCCGACGGACGATGTCATCATCCCGCGCGGATCTTCCAAGCTGGACTACGAGGTCGAGCTGGCGGTGGTGATCGGACGCACGGCGTCCTACGTGGAGGAGACCGAGTCGCTGGATTACGTGGCGGGTTACTCGACGTTTTGTGATTTTTCGGAGCGCACCTTCCAGAAGGAGATGGGCGGCCAGTGGACGAAGGGGAAGAGCGCGGACAGTTTCGCGCCGATGGGGCCCTGGCTGGTCACGGCGGACGAGATTTCCGATCCCCAGAAACTGCGTTTGTGGTGCAAGGTGAATACCGAGCTGCGGCAGAACAGCTGGACGGGCGACATGTCGTTTTCCGTGAGGCAGCTCGTCAGCTATGTCACCCGCTTCATGACGCTGCTGCCGGGAGATGTGATCGCCACCGGAACTCCGAGCGGCTGTGCGATGGGCATGAGCCCGCCGCGCTACCTGCAGGCCGGTGATTTCGTGGAATGTGGTGTGGAAGGGCTGGGAGAGCTTTCCCAACGGGTTGTGGCGCTTGGTTGA
- a CDS encoding DUF4250 domain-containing protein: MDLSNYLKMDPHLLVGLLNTELRNHCDSLDDLVKTHDLDPELLTDKMAAADYHYQPGQNQFR; the protein is encoded by the coding sequence ATGGATCTTTCCAACTATCTCAAGATGGACCCGCACCTCCTCGTCGGGCTGCTCAACACCGAATTGCGGAACCACTGCGACTCGCTGGACGACCTGGTGAAAACCCACGACCTCGACCCCGAGCTGCTGACCGACAAGATGGCCGCGGCGGATTACCATTACCAACCCGGGCAGAACCAGTTCCGGTGA
- a CDS encoding class I SAM-dependent RNA methyltransferase produces MFPRPPKKFVPKPFEYHQEIEITIDSLTNLGSGVGRIDGWVVFVPFSLPGELVKARVFRNDKNCSHADLVEILTPSPDRIQPGCPLFGECGGCQYQHLSYDKQLAWKTRQVGELMKHMAAVTFPVNDCLSSDQHWNYRSKITPHFEKAKDGDLGPIGFLAFGRRSQLIDVPQCPIAMDTINRELPAIREGLRKRAGSFKRGATVLLRATEDRVETDFKATATEHVGDLKFQFLAGDFFQNNPFILPAFTGYVAKQACAGGAKYLVDAYCGSGLFSLTLARHFQQVAGVEVSETSCEWARKNAAANHITNATFLTASAEAIFDSISFPADETAVVIDPPRKGCTPEFIDQLVKFSPARLVYVSCDPATQVRDLKLLNDGGYRLEDVQPFDLFPHTRHLECVMTLVKA; encoded by the coding sequence ATGTTTCCACGCCCGCCGAAGAAGTTTGTCCCGAAGCCGTTCGAGTATCATCAGGAGATCGAAATCACCATCGATTCGCTGACGAATCTCGGCAGCGGTGTGGGCCGCATCGACGGCTGGGTCGTCTTCGTGCCGTTTTCCCTGCCGGGGGAGCTGGTGAAGGCCCGCGTTTTCCGGAATGACAAGAACTGCTCGCACGCGGACCTGGTGGAGATCCTCACGCCTTCGCCGGACCGCATCCAGCCCGGTTGCCCGCTGTTCGGCGAGTGCGGCGGCTGCCAGTACCAGCACCTCAGCTATGACAAGCAGCTCGCTTGGAAAACCCGCCAGGTGGGCGAGCTGATGAAGCACATGGCCGCCGTCACTTTCCCGGTGAACGACTGCCTGTCCTCCGACCAGCATTGGAACTACCGCTCGAAGATCACCCCGCACTTTGAAAAGGCGAAGGACGGCGATCTCGGCCCCATCGGCTTCCTCGCTTTCGGCCGCCGTTCGCAGCTCATCGACGTGCCGCAGTGCCCCATCGCCATGGACACCATCAACCGCGAGCTGCCGGCCATCCGCGAGGGCCTCCGCAAGCGGGCGGGCAGTTTCAAGCGCGGGGCGACCGTGCTGCTCCGCGCGACGGAGGATCGTGTGGAAACCGACTTCAAGGCCACCGCCACCGAACACGTGGGCGACCTGAAATTCCAGTTCCTCGCCGGCGACTTTTTCCAGAACAACCCGTTCATCCTGCCCGCCTTCACCGGCTACGTCGCGAAGCAGGCGTGTGCGGGAGGCGCGAAATACCTGGTGGACGCCTACTGCGGTTCCGGCCTGTTTTCGCTCACTCTCGCCAGGCACTTCCAGCAGGTCGCCGGGGTCGAGGTTTCCGAAACCTCCTGCGAATGGGCGCGGAAAAACGCCGCGGCGAACCACATCACCAACGCCACCTTCCTCACCGCCTCCGCCGAGGCCATCTTCGACTCCATCAGCTTCCCCGCCGACGAAACCGCCGTGGTCATCGACCCGCCGCGCAAGGGCTGCACGCCGGAGTTCATCGACCAGCTCGTGAAGTTCTCCCCGGCGCGGCTGGTTTACGTTTCCTGCGATCCGGCGACGCAGGTGCGGGATCTCAAGCTGCTCAATGACGGCGGCTACCGGCTGGAGGATGTGCAACCCTTCGATCTCTTCCCGCACACGCGCCACCTCGAGTGCGTCATGACCCTGGTGAAAGCTTGA
- a CDS encoding class I SAM-dependent methyltransferase, with protein MIQRIPFQESPTAGDVARLRVLLRDALTTLKFHRAGKITVLNLACGRADETGALAAALAPAEISHYLGIDLRATAIEEAAKRWKSEDGGSIEFRTGDASSIHRMKQLPAFDFIFIRHQNYWHHPAVWDRLLGNALAALAPDGLLACTSYFDREHELLKASLRTRGAEILWDVRHPDSRPLNDAPGKSVDRRLAVFSNLPSP; from the coding sequence TTGATCCAGCGCATCCCATTCCAGGAATCCCCCACCGCCGGCGATGTCGCACGGCTGCGGGTGCTGCTGCGCGACGCGCTGACCACGTTGAAATTCCACCGGGCGGGAAAGATCACCGTGCTGAACCTCGCCTGCGGGCGTGCGGATGAGACCGGCGCGCTCGCCGCCGCGCTCGCCCCGGCGGAGATCAGCCACTACCTCGGCATCGACCTGCGGGCCACCGCCATCGAGGAAGCCGCGAAACGCTGGAAATCCGAGGACGGCGGCTCCATCGAGTTCCGCACCGGGGACGCCTCGTCCATCCACCGGATGAAACAGCTCCCAGCCTTCGATTTCATCTTCATCCGCCACCAGAACTACTGGCACCACCCCGCCGTGTGGGACCGCCTGCTGGGGAACGCCCTCGCCGCGCTGGCTCCGGACGGACTGCTCGCCTGCACGTCCTACTTCGACCGCGAGCACGAGCTTCTCAAGGCGTCGCTCCGCACCCGTGGCGCGGAGATCCTCTGGGACGTCCGCCACCCCGACTCCCGCCCGCTCAACGACGCCCCGGGGAAATCCGTGGACCGGCGGCTGGCGGTTTTTTCCAACCTTCCGTCTCCTTGA
- a CDS encoding class I adenylate-forming enzyme family protein, with amino-acid sequence MDQIALRASAERPAIIADGATLTYGDLMERVSTAAAWLDRRKGFRRDGVSRVGLDCGNGVEYIVLALAILKTGGCLVPLADELTEPERQEIITRTGLCGIVTGTPGGPEWQSLDTPELENEAAFSALDPAFIRFSSGTTGRSKGVVLSHAKLRERITAANAALEIGPHDKVLWMLPMAHHFAVSIVLYLYHGACTVLGSSHLATEVLELARTTRATVIYGAPFHHSLLAADDGGYAWPDLRLAVTTAAPLPEALAGHFKKRFGKPLVQGLGIIEIGLPLLNTGGAGDSPTAVGRPLPAYDVELRDDEGLPVAIGKTGELWIKGPGMFDAYLSPWQTVDEICVDGWFATGDLAETDAAGRIYLRGRKKSVLNVSGMKVFPEEIEAAIERHPAVKRCRVAGMPHTILGTVPAAEVILENGEVLKPRQLIEWCRKSLSIYKVPVHVKFVSNLPLTASGKIRRV; translated from the coding sequence GTGGATCAAATCGCCCTGCGGGCATCGGCCGAGCGCCCCGCGATCATTGCCGATGGCGCGACGCTCACCTACGGCGATCTCATGGAGCGCGTGTCCACCGCCGCCGCATGGCTGGACCGGCGCAAGGGTTTCCGCCGGGACGGGGTTTCCCGCGTGGGCCTCGATTGCGGAAACGGGGTGGAATACATCGTCCTCGCCCTGGCGATCTTGAAAACCGGCGGCTGCCTCGTCCCGCTTGCCGACGAACTGACCGAACCCGAGCGCCAGGAAATCATCACCCGCACCGGCCTGTGCGGCATCGTCACCGGAACTCCCGGCGGTCCGGAATGGCAATCGCTCGATACCCCGGAGCTGGAAAACGAAGCCGCCTTTTCCGCGCTGGATCCCGCCTTCATCCGTTTCAGCTCCGGCACCACCGGCCGGAGCAAGGGCGTGGTGCTCAGCCACGCCAAGCTGCGCGAGAGGATCACCGCCGCGAACGCCGCGCTGGAGATCGGCCCGCACGACAAGGTGCTGTGGATGCTGCCGATGGCGCATCATTTCGCCGTCTCCATCGTGCTTTACCTCTACCACGGGGCGTGCACGGTTTTGGGAAGCTCTCACCTCGCCACCGAGGTGCTGGAGCTGGCCCGGACCACCCGCGCCACCGTCATCTACGGCGCGCCGTTCCACCACTCGCTGCTCGCTGCGGACGATGGCGGCTACGCCTGGCCGGACCTCCGGCTGGCCGTGACCACCGCCGCGCCGCTGCCGGAAGCTCTCGCGGGACATTTCAAGAAACGCTTCGGCAAGCCGCTCGTGCAGGGCCTCGGCATCATCGAGATCGGCCTGCCGCTCCTGAACACCGGCGGAGCGGGAGACTCGCCGACCGCCGTCGGCAGGCCGCTGCCCGCCTACGATGTGGAGCTGCGCGATGACGAGGGCCTGCCCGTCGCCATCGGGAAAACCGGCGAGCTCTGGATCAAGGGACCCGGCATGTTCGACGCCTACCTCTCGCCGTGGCAGACCGTGGATGAGATCTGTGTGGACGGCTGGTTCGCCACCGGGGATCTCGCGGAGACGGATGCCGCGGGCCGCATCTACCTGCGGGGGCGGAAAAAAAGCGTGCTGAACGTCAGCGGCATGAAGGTTTTCCCGGAAGAGATCGAGGCCGCCATCGAGCGCCACCCCGCCGTGAAGCGCTGCCGCGTGGCCGGCATGCCGCACACCATCCTCGGCACGGTCCCGGCGGCGGAGGTCATTCTGGAAAACGGCGAGGTCCTCAAACCGCGCCAGCTCATCGAGTGGTGCCGCAAATCCCTCTCGATCTACAAGGTCCCCGTGCACGTGAAGTTCGTCTCCAACCTGCCCCTCACCGCCAGCGGCAAGATCCGGCGGGTGTGA
- a CDS encoding pyridoxal phosphate-dependent aminotransferase, which translates to MPDTASRLSVFTESVIRGTTRLANQHGAINLSQGFPDFDPPEELLAAMERAARGPHHQYAVTWGAPRFREALARKIQRFTGLPIHPDENLVVTCGSTEAMMVAMMTACNPGDKVIIFSPFYENYAADAILSGAEPIYVPLRPPGFGFDSEELAKAFEQKPKAIVVCNPSNPTGKVFTRDELMEILRLAEEHDAFVITDEPYEHIIFAPHEHVYFAALPGAFDRTITCNSLSKTYSITGWRLGYVQAAPKVIAQARKVHDFLTVGAAAPLQEAAIAGLELPDSYYTGLTALYTEKRDMFLDILRKTGLPFTEPQGAYYVMLDISSLGFASDTAASEWFIKEIGVAGVAGSSFFREPVNHLIRFHFAKNTATLQAAGERLMKLT; encoded by the coding sequence ATGCCCGATACCGCGAGCCGACTTTCCGTTTTCACCGAATCCGTCATCCGTGGCACCACCCGCCTCGCCAACCAGCATGGGGCCATCAACCTTTCCCAAGGGTTCCCGGATTTCGATCCGCCGGAGGAACTGCTCGCCGCGATGGAACGCGCCGCGCGCGGCCCCCATCATCAATACGCCGTCACCTGGGGCGCCCCGCGCTTCCGCGAGGCGCTCGCCCGCAAGATCCAGCGCTTCACCGGCCTGCCCATCCATCCGGATGAGAACCTCGTCGTCACCTGTGGCAGCACCGAGGCGATGATGGTCGCGATGATGACCGCCTGCAATCCGGGCGACAAGGTGATCATCTTCTCGCCGTTTTACGAAAACTACGCCGCCGACGCCATCCTGTCCGGCGCGGAGCCCATCTACGTGCCGCTGCGTCCGCCCGGCTTCGGGTTCGATTCCGAGGAGCTCGCGAAGGCCTTCGAGCAGAAGCCGAAAGCCATCGTCGTCTGCAATCCGTCCAACCCCACCGGCAAGGTCTTCACGCGTGACGAGCTGATGGAGATCCTCCGCCTCGCCGAGGAGCACGACGCCTTCGTCATCACGGACGAACCGTATGAGCACATCATTTTCGCGCCGCACGAGCACGTTTACTTCGCCGCGCTGCCGGGCGCGTTCGACCGCACCATCACCTGCAACTCCCTTTCGAAAACCTACTCCATCACCGGCTGGCGGCTCGGCTACGTGCAGGCCGCGCCGAAGGTCATCGCGCAGGCCCGCAAGGTGCATGACTTCCTCACCGTGGGGGCCGCCGCCCCGCTGCAGGAAGCCGCCATCGCCGGGCTGGAACTGCCGGACAGCTACTATACCGGACTCACCGCGCTCTACACCGAGAAGCGGGATATGTTCCTCGACATCCTCCGCAAGACCGGCCTGCCCTTCACCGAGCCGCAGGGGGCCTACTACGTCATGCTGGACATTTCCTCGCTCGGCTTCGCCAGCGACACGGCGGCCTCCGAGTGGTTCATCAAGGAGATCGGCGTGGCGGGAGTCGCGGGATCCAGCTTCTTCCGCGAGCCGGTGAACCACCTGATCCGCTTCCACTTCGCGAAAAACACCGCCACGCTCCAGGCGGCGGGCGAGCGGCTGATGAAATTGACGTAA
- a CDS encoding 3-keto-disaccharide hydrolase, which translates to MKISGMLSAMGLFLSASLMAADDGFVSIFDGTLKDWEGDPVYWKAENGTLVGEVRPETLLKQNSFIIWRGGEVADFELKLEYRVSAEGNSGINYRSSEVPGAKWAMRGYQDDIDGKDQWSGQNYEERGRQFLAYRGQSVILKTGAPPEIGRELGDRAELQKKVLKEEWNQVHIIAKGNLLQHFTNGVLMSEVRDEDPENRKPNGLLGVQVHVGPPMKIEFRKILLKRL; encoded by the coding sequence ATGAAGATCTCCGGCATGCTTTCAGCGATGGGTTTGTTTTTGTCGGCCTCCTTGATGGCGGCGGATGACGGCTTTGTCTCCATCTTCGACGGAACCCTCAAGGACTGGGAGGGCGATCCGGTTTACTGGAAAGCCGAGAACGGCACGCTCGTCGGCGAGGTGAGGCCGGAGACATTGCTCAAGCAGAACTCCTTCATCATCTGGCGCGGCGGCGAGGTGGCGGACTTCGAGCTCAAGCTGGAATACCGCGTTTCCGCCGAGGGAAACAGCGGCATCAACTACCGCAGCAGCGAGGTGCCCGGCGCGAAGTGGGCGATGCGGGGATACCAGGACGACATCGACGGGAAAGACCAGTGGAGCGGCCAGAATTACGAGGAGCGCGGCAGGCAGTTCCTCGCCTATCGCGGCCAGAGCGTGATCCTGAAAACCGGCGCGCCGCCGGAGATCGGTCGCGAGCTGGGGGACCGCGCGGAGCTGCAGAAAAAGGTGCTCAAGGAGGAGTGGAACCAGGTCCACATCATCGCCAAGGGAAACCTGCTGCAACATTTCACCAACGGAGTCCTGATGTCCGAGGTGCGGGATGAGGATCCGGAAAACCGGAAACCAAACGGACTGCTCGGCGTGCAGGTCCACGTCGGACCGCCGATGAAAATCGAGTTCCGGAAGATCCTGCTGAAGCGGTTGTAG